In Pirellulales bacterium, the genomic stretch AGGAAATCCGCCAGCGGTTTGACAACGAGGTCGACCGCTTCTCCAATCTGCAAACCGGCCAGTCCGCCACGGTCGATGCGCCGCTGGCCCTGGAACTCATTGCCACGGCGGCCGCCGCCACCAATCCGCACGCCAAGCGGCTGCTCGACATCGGCTGCGGCGCCGGCAACTACACGCTGAAATTACTTCAGCGACTTCCCAATTTGGATGTCACGCTGATCGACCTCAGCCGCCCCATGCTCGACAAAGCGCAAGAACGAATCCGCGCCGTCAGCACCGGCTCCATCCGCGCCATCCAAGCCGACATGCGCGACGTCGAATTCGGCGATTCCGCCTTCGACATCATCGTCGCCTCCGCCACGCTGCATCATTTGCGCTCCGACGACCAGTGGCACGCCATGTTCGCCAAAATACACCGCGCCTTAGTGCCCGGCGGATCGCTCTGGATTTTCG encodes the following:
- a CDS encoding class I SAM-dependent methyltransferase, producing MKSTVEEIRQRFDNEVDRFSNLQTGQSATVDAPLALELIATAAAATNPHAKRLLDIGCGAGNYTLKLLQRLPNLDVTLIDLSRPMLDKAQERIRAVSTGSIRAIQADMRDVEFGDSAFDIIVASATLHHLRSDDQWHAMFAKIHRALVPGGSLWIFDLIDYHLPHIRAAMKQRYAHYLDALKGPAYRQEVFAYVEKEDTPKPLVFQLELLRTVGFRTVEVLHVNTCFAAFGAVNSPPSAR